The DNA window GCGGGAAGCGGCCCTGACCCGGGTGGGGGACTTCCACCTGCACACCGCCCACGCCGCCGACCGACTGCTCGACCCCCACCGCGCGCTCGTGCGGCCCGAGCCGCCCGCGCCCGGCGTGCACCCGCACCCGCTGCCCAACACTGCCGCGGCGCTGGCCTGGCTGGACGCCGAGCACGCGACCCTGCTGGCCACCCAGCGCACCGCCGCCGCCCTCGGCCACCACCACACCGTCTGGCACCTGGCCTGGAACCTGACCGTCTTCCACCGACGGCGAGGACACCGGCACGACGAGGTCACCACGTGGCAGGCCGCGCTGGAGGCCGCTGACCACCTGCCCGACCCCGCCACCCGCAGCCGCACCCACAGGCTCCTCGGCCGTGCCTGCTCCCGGCTGGGCCTGCATGAACAGGCCACCACCCACCTGGAGCGGGCCCTGGACCTGGCTGTGCGCCACCACGACCCCACCGACCAGGCCCACACCCACCGGGTGCTCGCGTTCGCCTGGGAACGACGGGGGGACGACCGGCAGGCCCTGGAGCACGCCCAGCGCGCCGTCGACCTCTACCGCGCCGTCGACCAGCCGGTGTGGGGAGCCGACGCGCTCAACGCGGTCGGCTGGCACGCGGCGCGCCTGGGCTGGTTCGACACCGCCCGCGAGCACTGCCAGGCCGCCCTCACCCTGCACCGCCACCACCACAACCCCAACGGCGAGGCGACCACCCTGGACAGCCTGGGCTACATCGCCCACCACACCGGCGACCACCACCAGGCCCTCGACCACTACCACCACGCCCTCACCCTGAACCGCGGCCGCGGCCACGCCTACGAGGTCACGGGCACCCTCGACCGCATGGGCCATCCCTACGTCGCACTCGGCCAGCACGAGCAGGCCCGCACGGTATGGCGGGAGGCGCTGCAGCTGTACCGGGAACAGGGCCGCGACGCTGACGCCGAACGCGTCCAACGGCAACTCGACGACCTGGGCTATCCCGGTCAGAATGTTCCCTGAGTCCTTGGGGAAGATGGTAGAGGCCTCGGTTTGCTGCCGCCGACCGCGCGGGCCGCCGAAACCTCTCGGTGAAACCCCGTCCCACGAGCAAGCCCACAGCGACGGCTACAGCAGCTTGGCCAGGACCTCGTCCCAGTATCGGTCTGGGTCGCGGTGGCGGCGGTCTCGCTGGAGTCCTCTGGCCCAGTCACGGATGACGGGCCAGATGGTGGCGCCGGTGTTGTCGTAGGGATCGGGCATTTCTCGTTCGTGGATACGGCGGAGGATCTCGGCGACGGCCGTGGTTTCGGTGCGCGGGTCGGTGGCTGTGTTCTGCCAGAACGGGGAGGCCAGGACGCTGGCGATGGTGATGATGTCGGGGTAACAGACGGCGTGGGTGATGGGGTCGTTTGACGACACGCGCTCGGTGCCGGGGCGCAGGATGTCGATGCGTTCCCACTGGCGGCGGCCGAGGCGATCCTCGCCCCGTTGCCAGGCATGCACGGCGGTGAGCACGGCTGTGGTCGCCGCGGCCTGGCCGTGGTGGCGGATGAGCCGGTGGTGACGGCGTTGCGCGGCGCGGATGACCGGCAGCGCGCTGATGTCCACCGGTCCCTCTTCCTGGATCCAGCCGGAGGACTCCGGGCCGAGGGAGCCGAGCCACAGGTTGTGGCGCAGGCACACATGTTGGTGCGGCTCGGGATGGATTCGCACCGTTCCGCCGCGATGGCGGCGGCAGCATCGCGGGCAAGCCCGCAGCACATGGTTCAGGGGAAACCGCTGGTTCGGGCGGGCGAGTTCGGGCAGAGCCTTAGCCAGTGATTCGACACTGTGTCCGGTGACGCGGGCGATCTTCGCGGCCGAGTAGGTGCGTTTGACGCCGGCAACGGACTTCCGGCGGGTGACCGCGACGGCGTCGGCGACATCGTCGGGCTCGAGGTGGTTGACGATGGCCAGCCGCCGGAGAAACGAGTCGGTGGTCTCGCGGCGCACCGGCGGAACGGTGATTGGCAGCTGCCGCACCGGAGTGCGCAGTATCGCGGTCATGCTCCCGTGCGCTGGGCTGCGCGGTTCCGTTTCGGTGTGGTGGTGGTTGTGGTTTCGGCGGTGGTGTCGAGCAGGATCGCCTCGAGGTGCGCCTTGGTGATCTTCTCGGTGCCGTCGAGGATCGCGTCGATCGCGGCGCCGCGGATCAGGTGCGAGAGGCTGCCGATCATGCCGTGGGTCCGCTGGTAGAGATAGGCGCTGTGGCGGGCCAGCGTGCCGGGGGTGTGCTGGTGCAACCGAAGCGCCTGCTCCAGGGTCGCGACCAGCGCTCGCCAGGTCTCGCGCTGTGCTGTGGTGCCGTAGGCGAAGGAGCGGCTGGCGATGGTGGCGAAGCGGGAGGCGATCTGTTTGCCGCGGGTGCCGGTAAACAGGTTCGCGCCTTCGACGTCGATCCCAGCGTAGACGAACGTGGCGGGGATGCGTTCGGAGAAGTACTTGAGCTGATCGGACACCTCGGCACCGGCGCGGGTAGCGAGGTTGAGGTTGTGGATCTCGTCGACGAGCACCAGATCGCAATGCACGTCGCAGAGCACGGCGCAGACGGCGTTGGTGATGTCGGCGAGGTTGTGCCGGGCGGTGAACGGCAGGCCGAGAAAGCGGGCGAACTCGACCGCGACCATCCGCGGGGTCGCCGCGGGTGGGACGGTGATGTAGGTGACCGGGATCCGGTGCCCCGTACCGGGATTGCGGAACGCGACACCGAGTTCGTGCGCGCGGCCGAGCTGGGTGATCGCGGTGGTCTTCCCGGTGCCCGCGTCGCCGGTGACGATCAGCCCACGGCGCGCGGAAATCTGCCGGCGGTTGAGCACCAGCAGCCGCCGCACCGTGGTGATGATGTCGCGGATCGTCGGCGTGTTCACCACGATCAGATCGCTGTGATAGTCCAGCCGCGCCTCGTCGTAGGCCGCTCGTTCCGTCGAGGAGAACTCGCGCCAGCCCGGGTGTAGGTCGGGTGGCTGGGTCGCGTGGTTTGCCCAGCGGGCCCAGCCTTCCTTCGTGGTCAGCGGTTCGTCCGGCGGCGGATCGAACCGTGTGCCCACCTCGGGAGTCACGGCCATCGCCGGGCCTCCTCGTGCGCGTCGAACACCCCGAACGCGACCACCGCGTCCCTATCGCCGTCAATGGCGTCACCGTCGTCGTGCTCGTCGTCGAAGCCGTCGTCCGCAGCGGCCGCGGGCAGTGCGATCGGACGCCGGGCTTCGATCGCGGCACGGGTGCGCGCGGCAACCCGGCGTCCGTCCTCGGCCACCGGGCCCGCACCGGCGCGGGTGAGCAGGTCGTCGAGGGTGCGGGCGATCGCGGTCTCGTCCACCGGCTCCCC is part of the Amycolatopsis sp. CA-230715 genome and encodes:
- a CDS encoding TniQ family protein, with translation MTAILRTPVRQLPITVPPVRRETTDSFLRRLAIVNHLEPDDVADAVAVTRRKSVAGVKRTYSAAKIARVTGHSVESLAKALPELARPNQRFPLNHVLRACPRCCRRHRGGTVRIHPEPHQHVCLRHNLWLGSLGPESSGWIQEEGPVDISALPVIRAAQRRHHRLIRHHGQAAATTAVLTAVHAWQRGEDRLGRRQWERIDILRPGTERVSSNDPITHAVCYPDIITIASVLASPFWQNTATDPRTETTAVAEILRRIHEREMPDPYDNTGATIWPVIRDWARGLQRDRRHRDPDRYWDEVLAKLL
- a CDS encoding TniB family NTP-binding protein, which translates into the protein MAVTPEVGTRFDPPPDEPLTTKEGWARWANHATQPPDLHPGWREFSSTERAAYDEARLDYHSDLIVVNTPTIRDIITTVRRLLVLNRRQISARRGLIVTGDAGTGKTTAITQLGRAHELGVAFRNPGTGHRIPVTYITVPPAATPRMVAVEFARFLGLPFTARHNLADITNAVCAVLCDVHCDLVLVDEIHNLNLATRAGAEVSDQLKYFSERIPATFVYAGIDVEGANLFTGTRGKQIASRFATIASRSFAYGTTAQRETWRALVATLEQALRLHQHTPGTLARHSAYLYQRTHGMIGSLSHLIRGAAIDAILDGTEKITKAHLEAILLDTTAETTTTTTPKRNRAAQRTGA